The sequence AACATGTACTGGTTGGCTATATAGCATTGTCCGTCTCGAATAACTACTGTGGGTTTTGACAGGTTATGGGATGTGAGGAGTGAAAAAATTGTCCAAACTCTTGAAACCAAGGGACCTGTTACCAGTGCAGAAGTAAGCCAGGATGGCAGGTTCATCACCACAGCTGATGGCTCAAGTGTAAAGTTTTGGGATGCTAATCAGTAAGTCCTTTTCTGTTGACATTTTTCTGCATCATATGAATAGATAAATTTCTTATGTACAAACCTTTTGGTGGTTACCCTGCAGCTTTGGGCTTGTTAAAAGCTATGATATGTCGTTTACTGTGGAGTCAGCTTCACTTGAACCAAAGTCCGGGAGCAAATTCATTGCTGGAGGAGAAGATATGTGGGTTCATGTATTTGATTTCCTCACTGGTGAAGAAATAAGTAAGTCAATCTATTTGAACATTTAATCGTCCGTTCTTCTCTTCAATCAGTGTGGTTTGCATTATCCAAACAGAAACACCAGCACCATTAAATCTGCTGTTAATTACAATTAAGACCATGAAAGTAAATTTCTGCGTTCAGAAGTTAATCTCCTCGAATGGCGAGCTTTTATTCTACATTTATCTGGTCATTCTTGTTGCACTTGTCATTAACTCTGAAAAGGAATTCATGCAGTACATTTTGTTGCACCTTGTAGTCATTGCTGCCACATctgtattatactccctccgtccggaaatactcgtcggagaaatggatgtatctggacatattttagttctagatacatccatttttatcaatttctccgacaagtattttgggacggagggagtattataaagCAGTTGAAAAGCAACATTGGAAATTGATCAATATGTTGTTCTATATTTCAATGATGGGATTCATCAATGTAATCTTAAGCAAGAGTTCCACCGGCACCGAGACTAGTTTATTACCATTTTCACTCATCATTATTTCATGTGTTTATTTTTATATTCTGCATTTATTTGATGGTATTTTTGTTGCAGTATTGTCATGTTAATGGTTTGATTGTGCTTCAATTGTATACTTTTCAGAAGTTTTGGTTGCCCAGTATTATTGGTTCCTTTTTCTCTCAATTACACTTTGCCATGCTGACATAACCGAGTATTGTTGTGTATTGTGCAGCCTGTAACAAAGGGCATCATGGTCCAGTTCACTGCGTCCGGTTTGCACCTGGTGGCGAATCATACGCCTCAGGGTCGGAAGATGGTACTATTCGGATCTGGCAACTGAGCCCAGCTAATGCGGATGCTGAGGAGGCGGTCGATACAAATGGTAAGCCGAAGGCTGGAGTAGAGGAGATTGCATGTAAGGTCGAAGGCTTCCAGATTGCCAAGGAGGGGAAGGCCGAGGAGTAGGATTACATCGTTGGACGAGATGCTGTTGTTATCGTCAAAGCTGCTCTTTCCGCCTTGCCTTGCGTCTGTTCTTGAAAGCCGGTGTCCGACGCAAGTGTGGCTGGCTTGTATGAGTAGTTAACTGCGCCGTGGGAAAAATCTTGCCCTTCATCGAGCAAATGCTAGGGATTTTTTGGTACACCGAGAATAAGCCAAGAGTAGAACATTTTGTGGATGAGGTGTTGATCAGGATTAGATTGAGATGCCATTGTGTATTTTGTGTTGACACATTTTTGTCCCACCCTTTTATGTTGACGATGATAGACGAAATGGTGTTGTTTTGGTTGGTATTCGCTGGAGAACATGACAGGAAAACAAAATGATATTTCCAGATTTGGTATTACTACTTAGTAAACTGCATTACAGTGGTAACATCGCCTGTTTGTCGCATTACTTTGTTGCCGACCGTTTAGACGCCCTAGAACCCTAGAAGTGCGCAGCCTTTGTGCAGCAGGTGAATTAAACAACGGTTACATTCTTACCGAGTTCGCCATCACACGAGTATCAAGAACCAACTGCTCCCGCCTTCCAGGTTAACTAGGCCCCTCAACACATGGGTAGTTGAAGTCAGTCAGCAAAGAAATTAGTCGGAGCCACCGCAGCTTTCCGCCCCAGGCTGCTCGTTGATTTACTACTAGGTCTTCCATGTTCggacaaaattactgttctgaCCCTTAAGGCAAACTAAATCCCGATTTGACCTCGTTCCGAAATTTTTTTTGTTTCTGACCTTTTCTGgtgacgccaaggtccctggcgtctgggttacgaagcagacgccggagtccctggcgtctggcccctggcccgcactgcccgcctgcccgttgacctgctgacgtggcaaaggggccagacgccaaggtccctggcgtctgggttacgaagcagacgccggggtccctggcgtctggcccctggcccgcactgcccgcctgcccgttgacctgctgacgtggcaaaggggccagacgccagggtccctggcgtctggccccggtaggccagacgccaaggaccctggcgtctggccccggtAGGTTTACACCCCGCGCGGGCCCAGCCCACCCATCCCCAACCTCTCCCTGGCGGCGGCCGAACGCAGGAACAGAGAGGAAACTTTCTCTCGCCCCTCTTCTCCCTCACACCAAATCCCCCCTTGATCTACTCCATCCTCCACCCAAATTTGTGGATCTGAGGCCCCCAAGCATCCTTGAGGTATTCTCCCCCATTCCCTTCAATTTGTTTTGATTAGAACATCTCTTTTTGGTTGCATTATTCATCATTGGGAGATGTTAGATGAGTACTTGTTGTTTTTGTTTTAGTAAATTTTGTGTAGTTGTTAGATGGTATAGTTGATTTGTAGATAGTAGATGATGTGTTGTTGAATATGTATGCAATTTGAATTTGTTTGGTTCATATGTAGATTATCCTATTGGcttattttttttgcaaaagagaTGATGAAATTGATGGTTGTATGTGACATGATTTGTTCCACAGATTGGGTTGTATAAATTAGATGTTATGTATTTGCATATGTTTTGAATATGAGTGTTTTAAGGGAGAGAGAGATGTTGCATATGATAAAATTTTGCATATGGTTATGTGACACCatattatttgagaattttatttgATTGAAAGATGATGTGCGTATATTTGAGAAGATGATGTATGCATGTGCTAGTAAATTAGCTATATGTTGAATATATAGATGGCATAATATTTGTTTGAATCTGAGAAAGACTACTTTGGCAAGCAAATATATTTAGAAAAAATATTATATGTGTGAAGTGGTATGACAATATAGTTGAATATATAGATGGCATAATTTTTTCTTCAAAATTGTATTGTTTTATATTGTTCACGTATTCATAGATGTTTGTGATTTGTTTTGTAGAATGGCGGATGGTGATGGACCTTGGTATGACGGATTAATCGATGagtgggataaggagcatcgtgctcGTGCCATTGAGAATGGACAGGTAAGAAGCAAGACTGGGTCAATTTTCGTTGTTTCTCATTTGTGTTCTTGTATTGATTATTAAAACATCACTTTATTTGCAGGTTGTAGTTgctatgcgcatgaggggtcatTCCGCTGATGACTTTGATTACGACCCGCGGTATGAGCCTTACATTCGGAGATTGGGTCTTCTCCCATTCGTGTTGCAGTTTAAGCGACGCGCTCCGCCGGTGAACCACGCGGCGCTGACCGCACTTGTGGATCGTTGGAGGCCAGAGACTCACTCGTTCCACCTTCCATGTGGGGAGCTGACGATGACCCTACAGGACATGGCTATGATAAGCGGCCTTCCTATCAACGGACAAGCTGTTACCGGTCGTGTCAGCGTGGGTAATTGGCGAGAACGGACTGCCGATTTAATTGGCGTTCAGCCCGAGGACCCTCAGGAAGGCAAGGCCGATACCGCGAAAGTGAGGCATTCTTGGCTAAAACTGGTCAGAGGAAACACCAACCCGTGCCCTCAAGATGCCAATGACGTGGTTGTGCAGCAGTACGCGCGGGCCTATCTTTGGTATGTACTAACCAAGGTAGTCTTCTCAGATGCAACTGGGAACTCAGCCCTCTGGATGTTCTTGGAGCCACTTAATAACTGGGATACCCAGTATAGCTGGGGTTCGGCCGCACTAGCATACTTGTATCGTCAGGTAAGAGATATTTGTAACCATTTATCTTGCATTTGTCATGCGCCTCCATATGTAACATGTTTGTTTGATTGCAGCTTGACTTGGCGTGTCGGAGGAAGGGAGGTACATCCTCATTGTCTGGGTTTGTTTGGAGCCTATCCGTGTGGATGTGGGAGCGGATCCCGGTTGGACGGCCCGATTTGAAGAACCCCCTCATGGCAAACCCACGGGGTAATCATGACGGGTTGCATGATGATGATCCATATCGGCGCCCTACGCTTGCTTACTATTGGGAACAAGTGACTGTCTACACAGGAAGCTcgcatgtgcgatacaagtgctatATGAACGAGCTGGACACCTTGACTGCTGAGCAGGTTTGAGTAGTTAGATGAGATAAAATTTAGTCAAGAATGAAACTTATGTAGCTAACCATGTATCTCTTTGTTTTGCAGGTACATTGGTTGCCTTATGTGGAAGATCGTGACTTTGATCTTAATGAGATGTGCACGCGTGATAGCCATCTTTGGCGGGCGAGGtgcccaatgatatgcttcttcgcaGTCGAGTGGCACTTTGTAGACCGTGTGGCAAGACAATTTGGAAAAAGACAAGGTATTCCAATTGAGGAGAGCAAGGAGGAAATGCTATCTCTGCATCGGTAAGCAAGCATGCCTTGAGTATGTAGTAGAGCATTGAATAAGTCAATGTTTGCTAATGCTTTGTCCCGTGCATCATTTGTAGGTTCGATCGAAGGAACAATCAGGATATATCGGATTGGGCAAACAAACACCGTGCGTGGATAGAAATTTGGAATCAAAGAGACACGTTAGTGCAATCAGAGAATAGACCTCACAATCAGTCAGCATATCAGAAGTATCAAGTGTGGTATGCGGATCGTTACCGGTTAAAGCTGAAGCCAGGTTGGACTCACGAAGAGTGGTCGGAGTTGgtgtctgaagacccggagactgcAGAAGGTTATCATACCTTCAACACGGCTGTGAGAGACACCAGAGGGGCTCATGTTGACTACGCACCGATGCATGACGAAATGGTAGTCTGTTTGACCTATTCTAACATACTTGCATCATGTTGTCTTCTTTCAAATACATAAGTTTGGTGTGCTCATGAATTGCAGGGCAGAGAGTTGCTTCTGTGCGTCAACGATGCCAATGTTGCACTAAGTCATCCATCTGGTGGTGCATTATCTGAGAGGACTCTTAGGAGCACGATGGAGGTTAGTCGCAATATATTATAAAAGTTTTTTTCGCGGATTAGTtatttgcatctcatatcatagcaTATTTTGTGTTGTCGCAGAAGTTCAAGAAGCGGTTCCATAAGATGGCAGCTATGCTTTCTTGCCATGGTGCTCAGTCCAGTGACGTGTATGCACCAGGTAGCCGCGCCGCTAGAGCTAATAAACGGCGTTATGTCCAGAACGAagaggacatagaggaggaggtcaatgaagaggagccaacacatcaagaggagccaacacatcatgatgagcatgagtatgatgcaacacatcaagaggatcatgagtatgatgttgatgctccacaaccatcACAGGTTACACAACCGACACAAGGCAATGCCCGCTCTAAAAAAGGCAAAGCAATAGCTAAGACACCGGGCCAGAAAGGTAGAAAGAAGATATGGAacactcaattccatagtccggagtatcCTCATCAATTTATGCCTGCGGGAATGCAAAGATATAAGTCGAACATTGATGCAGAGGCGGAGGAGGCTAGCGAAGAGGAGGAGCATGAGGCTAGCGAAGAGGAGGAGCATACACTTGCAGATATCGTGAAGAGAGGAAGGAAGAAGTGAGCTTGTTGTAGTTTGTTTCAATGAGCTTGTTCTAGTTTGTTTCGACGAACCTGGTGTAGTCTCTTTCCATGAACTTGTTGTCGTTTCTTTCCATGAACTTGTTGCCGTTCGAATTAAGTTGTACCGGATTCGTGAAGTTGCTATGAATGTTTGACATGAATGATGTGATTTATGTTAATTGTTGTTTCCTGTGATTTAGTCATTTATATGAATGTTTATATGAATGTTTGACATGAATGATGAAATCTGTACTTAGTCATCTATATGCACAGggagccagacgccagggtccttggcgtctggctgtAAGTCAGGGGACacgacgccagggtccttggcgtctggctgtAAGTCAGGCGACcaaacgccagggtccttggcgtctggcagtCTACTGACACCAGAAACAGGGTAAAGCAGGggagccagacgccagggtccttggcgtctggtccTGGTGCAGACAATACTTGCTTTTTCACTTGTAGTTTTGTCTTTTCACTTGTAGTTTcgaataacatacataagcaatgcATAGTCTTTTCATAACACTATAGTTGACAAATGACAAACATAGTTCAAATTACAAACTTAGTTCATGACCACGATGGTCTACGATACAATGTCTCGAATGACATAGCAAATTACAAACATAGTTCAAATTACACAAATAGTCTCGAatgacataagtagttcatgacCACGATGGTTGAAACGACATGAacatcacatataactcggtttcctgtagcaatgcaagtcaacaacccttttccatttccattcttccaGCATTTCTTGAATCTTGTCATCATCAGTTATGTCAACCAATTTTCTTTCCCCGGGGCCATCTGACTTCCtcctgctgacgtagtacacaaaatcctcttccttcaacccttgcttcaacatgaatttagtcttcaaccaatcgAAAGTGAGGTCCACTTGACTAACTTGCACAATACATGGAGACAAGCCATGCACATGAACAACagggctaagcacccactgagtTTCGTTAGCCATCTACAGCACACAAATCTCTTAGTAGCTAACCTATGATACATTAAACCACGAGGAAAACAAACTAGGGTTTTCACAAAAGTATGATAAATTAAACCAACCAAAAAATGGGGGTGGAGTTGATTTACCTTCTAGTCTCGAAATCCTGAAGATCCAACGGTGAAACCGGACCGATTTGTGAGAGATCTGAGGGAGGGGGGGTTAGGGTGCTGGACGAGGGAGTGACGTTGGCAGGGCTAGAGGTGAGAGTGGGTGGATATGAGTGAAATGAGAGGGGTAGAGGTGGAGATGAATGGATGAGAGGGGTAGAGGTGGGCCCAAAATCTTATCCACTCGAATCTTATCCATTAGACAAGAATGCTTTCTGGAcaccagacgccagggaccttggcgtctgggtgtCCATCAGACACACCAGACGGCCTGTCTGGTCACCTGCGCGAGCAAAGCacgccagacgccagggttcctggcgtctgggtGTGGGAGGCAGACGCCAGTGACCTTGGCATCTGGGTGTCCATCAGACACACCAGACGGCCTGTCTGGTCACTTGCGTGAGCAAAGcaagccagacgccagggaccctggcgtctggatcTGGGAggcagacgccagggaccttggcgtctgggtgtCCATCAGACACACCAGACGGCCTGTCTGGTCACCTGCGCGAGCAAAGcaagccagacgccagggaccctagcgTCTGGATCTGGGAGGCAGACGCCATGCACCCTGGCGTCTGGGTGTGGGCCTGGTGTTTTTGCACACAGCTTGTTAAAGTTTTTGCTTAGCAACAACTAGCAAACACTGTTAAATATGAACAAAGCATGCTACTCTCAACCAAAAATATGAACAAAGCATATCAACTAGTCTCGAATGACGAACATAGTTTGCACATAATCTCAAATAGTCTCGAATGACAGAAATAGTTCATGACCACACAAGGTCTCGAATAATAAGTTCATACATTAAACAAAGTCTCGGCAGTTCATCATCGACGCCGGTGCCTTTCCATTTGTCTACTGAGTAGTCCGGGGCCACTTTCCCTTCTTGTCACATGCCTCGTCCTCCTCTTGTGCATCGCGAGCCCTTGCAAGTTTGCTTGCCCTCTCTTCTTGACGAGCCGCCTTCTCTTTGCGTGCCCTCTCTTGCTCACGCTTCTTGCGCTCACGAGCCTCCTTCTCACGACGCTCCCGCTCCAATCCCCGTGCATAGGACTCCTCGAATAGGCGCTGCCTCCGTAACCAATCTGCACGTTGGTCCTCTTGGATATCTTTTGGTACCTCGTGATCTATCCAAGTGAAGTACTTGCAAAGTGTAGGAGGGGACTACATATAAACCATGATTTTGTTAGACATATGAGTGACAACTTGTTGATGTTTTTTATATGTACACCTAACATACCGGTGGTATGTCATATGCGTTAGTTGGCCTTCGACGATCATGTGCATAGTTGGGACACACGAAAAACCTTCTACCTTCTGTCCATGACTTGTTGCGGTCAGTGGACACCTTCAGCTTGCAAACATCACCACACCAACATGGTGGTGTGGGcacatccttctccttcttcttgtccaAACTGGCCTCCAACCACGTCTTCGGCATGTCCTCTTGGTCCGCGCACGGTGGCCTCGtcctggaaccggatgaagccatgcctacaaaaagaACAATTGTTAGCACAAGACATTAAGAGAGCAAATGCATAAATGCTAGGAATTGTATGAACAAATAATATACCATTATTATTAGATCAACCATCTGGATTAAACAAATAACCGAAGGCCGATCCATTATCAACCATTCCTCTacgaccacctctagcacttgtgcttcctCTTCGACCacgaccacctctagcacttgtgcctgctcgaccaccacctctagcacttgtgctagctcgaccaccacctctagcacttgtgctccctctacgaacactagcacctctagcacttgtgctcccTCTACGACCACCACTACCACCTCTGACACTCGTTCTTCCTcgaccaccaccaccgtcacctcTTCCACCTCTTTCACCATCGGTGCCGCCTCCAcgacttgtttttctttttttggttttctttttttttgcatgTCCGCTCATTGTGTCCCCCTTCACCGCACACCCCACAGTTGATAATGTCAGGAGCCTCCATGAAATGACCGCTACCAAATTGTTTCATGCCAGTGTATCCAGCCAGGTCATCCATATCACCCCTGAACCTCTTAGTTCTCCTTCTACCCTTCGTCTCCACCTTCAGAAGAGGGTCTGGCCTAATATGAGGGCCATGGTACTCAGGCCACTGTGATTGGTCCAAGAAAGGGTGAAATCTTGGCGCCCATGTCAACCTAGTAGCTTCCACATGGAACTCTTGCATCCTCACGGTTTTTCCATCATTAACATGTATGTTTCTCGCCTTCGCCGCCGTTATCAAATGCGAGCATGGCCAATGATACTTACTAGGCCTCTCGCACTGGCACCACCGAGTCTTCAGTTTCACCTCAAATGCAGCACCACCATATTGTCTACCATCTCGTGTTGTGCCACCTGGCTCATCAATTTGATAGATCATTTCAAGTCTATCGAATACGATAACTTGTTGTCGTGAAGACTTGCTTGCTTGTAACtgcaaccattcatcaaccttttCCGGATAATCCTTTTTTTCACCTATCCATTTTGCAGTCTCTTCAGAATGCCTCTGAAAGTACTCATTAAGCTTGAAGAAGGTGTACTCCACTATTGCAGTCACCGACAAAGCACGAGCACCCTTCAACACATTGTTGAAACATTCTACGAGATTGCTCGTCATGTCGCCATATCGCCAACCACCATCGTCATGAGCGCGTGCCCACTTGTGCTTCTCACTTAAATTCCTAGTTAAGAAGTCTTTTCCCCCTTCGTTCACCGCTGCAAAGAGTTTGTTGTACCGAGCATCGAAACCTTGGGTGGTGAAGGCCACACATACATGGGTAAGGTctttgctgagctccttgctcttacatgcccggtaaaagttggccacgaaatgcctcatgcaccatctgtggtgaagctttggaaatcctggaataacaatgtccattgccttgagtatgccatgatgtcggtccgatatgatgcatacctccctagccccaatcacgttgtgcctaacatgacccatgaaccactcccagttgtcttggtgctcggaaggcaccaaagcaaatgcacatggcaacacgttgtcgtttgatgagtgcgccattgctaccattagtgtgcccttatatctaccggtcaagaacgtgccatctatAGACAAGACCGGACGACAATGCTGAAACGCCTCCACACATTGTCCATAACTCCAGAAGGCACGGTGGAACACTCCCTCGTGATCCTCGACCACATGAAACATGCCCGGGTTCCTATGTGCAATGGCGGCCAACAACCTTGGGAGCTGGTTGTATGCTTCTTCATAACCACCGTACAACATCCTAATAGCATTTGCCTTTGCcttccatgccttcccatacttgacTTCATAACCAAATTGTTTTTTCACCGTCCGCATGAGAAACCTCACTTTCACAGTGGGATCAAAGGCTATGTCTTTCATCCATTTGTATCCAAGATACTCAGATGTGAGTTGACGGTGCGTCTTTCTAAGTCGTTTCGATGGCGGTTTGCATCTATGAGTGGTATCACAACTTGTTAACACCCATTCTTCGGTTTCTTTAAGCTTTCTTGCACGAACCTTCCATGTGCATTCCTTTTGCTCACACACCACGGTGTAACGCAATTTCATGTCGGAGTGCTCAACATAAATTGGCCTATGGTTTCGAATGACATAGTCAGCCAACCAAAACTTCAGCATAGGCAAGCTCAGAAACTTCAATCCTTTCTTCAAATAAGCATTCTCGTCCTCATTCTCCACCCTTGGTTCTCCTGGATCCGGGCATGGTGTTGGCTCAATCGCCGTCATTCTCATTCCACCGTCAACAACAACTTTATGGGCAAGGCCGAGATCTTTAAATAAGTGAGTTCTTTTTTTAAGCCCGTCAGCTCAAAGTGGATTTGGTTCTCCTCCTTtgtgaatccatcctcgtccaactgttcaactggaccctcgtcatccgagtcatacgcatattgacgcctaaaaggcaagtcacgatccatgtccttttgcgctatgtacacatccaagtcaccaacatcattgccatgaaacccttcctcttgctcttcgtcgtcatcataagcatcttcatcctcttgaattactccgtcactagcaatcacctcaacttcatttgcttggctagttggtggttggctagaagcattgggggcatacaactcaacctcatttgcttggctagttggtggttggctagaagcattgggggcATACAACTCAACCTCATTTGCTTTGATAGTTGGTACACGGGGACATGGTGGGGGATAAACATTGGGGGCATCAACCACAACCCTATGCTCAACAAGTGGCACCATTGTCCTCTCGCTCATGTCATCCATTGGGGAAGAGACATGCCGGTTCAAATCAAAGGTAAACCGAGGAGATTCAGTGGTGGCAAA comes from Triticum aestivum cultivar Chinese Spring chromosome 5B, IWGSC CS RefSeq v2.1, whole genome shotgun sequence and encodes:
- the LOC123111831 gene encoding serine-threonine kinase receptor-associated protein, whose translation is MEKKKAAVPLVCHGHSRPVVDLFYSPVTPDGYFLISASKDSNPMLRNGETGDWIGTFEGHKGAVWSCCLDTNALRAASGSADFSAKVWDALTGDELHSFEHKHIVRACAFSKDTHLLLTGGMEKILRVYDLNKPDVAPKELDKSPGSVRTVAWLHNDQTILSSCTDTGGVRLWDVRSEKIVQTLETKGPVTSAEVSQDGRFITTADGSSVKFWDANHFGLVKSYDMSFTVESASLEPKSGSKFIAGGEDMWVHVFDFLTGEEITCNKGHHGPVHCVRFAPGGESYASGSEDGTIRIWQLSPANADAEEAVDTNGKPKAGVEEIACKVEGFQIAKEGKAEE
- the LOC123114780 gene encoding serine/threonine-protein phosphatase 7 long form homolog translates to MADGDGPWYDGLIDEWDKEHRARAIENGQVVVAMRMRGHSADDFDYDPRYEPYIRRLGLLPFVLQFKRRAPPVNHAALTALVDRWRPETHSFHLPCGELTMTLQDMAMISGLPINGQAVTGRVSVGNWRERTADLIGVQPEDPQEGKADTAKVRHSWLKLVRGNTNPCPQDANDVVVQQYARAYLWYVLTKVVFSDATGNSALWMFLEPLNNWDTQYSWGSAALAYLYRQLDLACRRKGGTSSLSGFVWSLSVWMWERIPVGRPDLKNPLMANPRGNHDGLHDDDPYRRPTLAYYWEQVTVYTGSSHVRYKCYMNELDTLTAEQVHWLPYVEDRDFDLNEMCTRDSHLWRARCPMICFFAVEWHFVDRVARQFGKRQGIPIEESKEEMLSLHRFDRRNNQDISDWANKHRAWIEIWNQRDTLVQSENRPHNQSAYQKYQVWYADRYRLKLKPGWTHEEWSELVSEDPETAEGYHTFNTAVRDTRGAHVDYAPMHDEMVVCLTYSNILGRELLLCVNDANVALSHPSGGALSERTLRSTMEKFKKRFHKMAAMLSCHGAQSSDVYAPGSRAARANKRRYVQNEEDIEEEVTQPTQGNARSKKGKAIAKTPGQKEAEEASEEEEHEASEEEEHTLADIVKRGRKK